GGAGTCAGATTGGCAATTCAAGGGAAGGAGGTTCTCCATGGACAAAACATGTACAACACAGGCATGGAGTTGCACTCACACCAGAGCTGGATTTCTCACTGAGATTTTAATCCAGAGCAGTGATAATATGCTGAATTACTGTCTTGTGATATGCCATCTCAAGCCGATTAATACCTAGGGATATAGTTATAAGTCTAATGGAACAATATTCATATTGCTACCATATGTCACCTATCTTTCTTGCTCTATTGTCACACTGCTCATTTAAATAATTGTGACTTTAAAAGTCATGGCTCTGATGGTGTACAAGGCTCTGCACAGAAGGGGTTAAAGGAAGCAGATCCAACACTGAGTAACCATACCCAggatcctttaaaaataattctggaaAGCCAACGCCTGGAAGAAAGTTTATCACTCTGCTGCTTTAACAGAAATTAATTGGATGATAAAATCCTATTGAATTGTTACTTTTCCTCAGAATACATGGCATTCAGTTTGGAATTGGAACCATAACCAGACTGGCCACTGTGGCTTCTCAAGACACTTTCCAGAGACTGCTTCTGCAGTAAGCCTCCATTCAGTGATGCACTGGAACTTATATGGTCGCTTACCTGGGAACTCCGATAAAGTGGTCCAGAGCAGATCAGTGTAGTCTTCCTCTGTCAGATACTCACAGGCCAGGCTGCATTTTGCCTTAACTGCTTTCCTTCTACTGGAAACtgtgggaggagaaagaagaagcaCTTGTGATATTTTAAGTAATCTCTTCTCTGCTGATCCTCCCATACACCTGTTGTGCTTTTGTGATTCTGTAAACTTGCTGCTGAAACCACTGGGGTGGATGTGGCTGGaattcagcagcacagcaggtgcACTTTACCTGAATATGTTGTACCCAGAACACCTAGCCAAAACCAAACAGTTCCTAAGCAGTCTTGCTTCTAGGATGCAACCCTGACCTGCAGACTGATGATttacactatttttaaaatcagaacagGCTTCTGTGACCTCAGGCTAGTGATGTCAGTAATCccaactgtaaaatagggataataatatctTACCTACAACACAGGAGGGTTGTGAGGGTTAACTCATTAGGATTCATAAAGAGATCCAAGAAGCTTGGATAGAAGGTGCTACAGAAAAGCAAagtattatgattatttattctATTGCTTGAAACAAgatcttggcagggagttagactacaccttgcggtcccttctaaccatatggttctatgattctgagATCCACAGACCAGCACTCCTGTTTTCCCCTTTAACCCAAACCCCTCTCCTCTTCCTGGTTCTTATTGCCAAACCCTCTCTCATGAtccttccttttaaaatacaagGTAAATGTCAGTTGTCTACAGTGTTTTGTATTCCCTCTCCGAAGGACTTTAACCTTCCTCACATTCACCCAAAGCATACAACACATCATACTTGTATAGCGCCTTCTAGCACAGGATGTGAGTGATTCTCTGTAGCACAAGCAGGTGTGCTCTACCAGTACAGACTCCTCTACTTTGCCAGGTAGGTCAAAATTAcaagttgggaaactgaggctcaaaatggtgaagtgacttgtccaatgtcTTACAGCAAGTTAGTGACAGAGCTAGGAAAAGAACCAGTAGTCTTGTTTCCTAGACCTGCATTTTAATCACCAGACCACACTGTCTCCCAATAACTATCCACATTTGTCTAGTATCCAAAGTTAGATTTGTCATTCTACTCTCAGGCTCCTAGACAAACCCTTAATTGATAACTTCTCACAGCAATACCCATCCCCTTTGTATGATTTCCAAACCATCAGGGTGTGTTCCCTAATTTAGTGTGTTCAGAACACAGTAACACTCTCCCTAGGGGAATCTAATTTTCAAGGAGTTTTAAAGATCTTCTTTATACAGTTAAAATACTGACAATAACACAACAAACTGCAACAGAAAAGATGCTGAATTTCTATGCAAATCTTTTCCCTCAGCAGTTCTTTACATTTCAAGAACCCAGAAGCCCTATGGCAGCTGGCAATTTTCTCTATTTCAGACCTAATTAGGCCTGGGAGTGGCAAATCTGGAAAGTCACATTTATGGAATCACACTTTACTCAACAAGAATAGATACGTGCCTCTAATAAGCCTCCTCTGCAGGCTCCACTGCTATTTCACAACTTGGATTTGGGGAATCCTTCCTGTGGCCAACCCAGAACCCCTATGTATCAAGCAGCAAGCAGGATACAGGAGCTGACTTATGTTCAAAATTAACAAGCTCTTAACAAGGTTTCCTAAAGTGTGCGTTAGAAATTGTGACCCTTTCCAAGCCTTCAgcaaaagctggtccaataaaaggaaTCCCACCTTTTTTCTCTCATCTACAGGGCATATTTAGAAAGAAGAGAAGGGCTAATACTCACTGCTGCAGACATCCCCTGCTTGAAAGAGctctgtagttaataaaactAACCCATAATAAGAAAAGGCATTGGAAAACCTGCGAGGAAGGAAATGAGAGAGGAAATCTGAGATGGTCAGACATAATATAATGATCATTGTGAATCAAAATGGAACCTAATGGAAGTGAGGACTTCTATTAAATACTTTCTTAAAGTATGGTTCCTACTTCCACCCAGAAAATGAATAGGCCACTGGATCTTGAGTGAATGTTATTTGGTGGTTTAAGAAATTACATGTCATGCAGGTTTGAGGGGAGTGAGATTTTCTCCATTTTAGTGATATTGTAAATGCATCCATTGAAAAACATACATAAGCATGCTGGCATTGAACAGTTTATATCTCCTCTTACCATATAAACCAAAGCAACAATGTTGTCCATCTAAACTGGGGTGTGAAAAGGTCCCTCATTTTCCCCCGGTCTTCCTGTTTTGAAACAAGCAAAAATACAGTTGTTTGATTTGGTTtctatttaaaattgattttgggTCATAAAGAATCGGAGGAAACTTGATTGCATGGAATCACATGCTTCCACTCTTATGTCAGGCCATCTGATATATATATTACACAGCTTACAGCCAGATATTCAGTCCCTGTTCAGGTCCCTTCATGCACATGAGCAGTATAAAGGAGCCACAATCTGGTCACAGCTGCCAAGTTAAGAATTCCCCTGCCAGaagaaattctcagctggtgtaaagtcaTCAGAGCTGGCTCATACCACCCCAGCacatggggaggaagagagagtgtcagcaagtaaaaagaaaaggagtactctccttttctttttgcaaatacagactaacacggctgctactctgaaacctgtcagcacgTAGAGAGGGACACAGCTCTATTATGCCAATTCACAGGTGGTGTATGATCTCTTAGTGATGACAGCTAGTAGCTGCAGTAAATTAGAACAGCCTCTAGGTATCTCTAATTTAGGTTGTGCTGAGGCCAAGGCAGCTTGAGAGTCAAGGGGCTGTAAGCAGCTCCTGGATGACTCTCCTTCCCATCTCCTGTGCAGGATGGATCTTGGAACAGAAGAGCATCTGATCCATAGTTTTGTggtttagaaaaaacattttgcaatCCAACCCTAAAAACCAAAACCTCCAAAGCAAGCAAAGCATTTCTTCTTTCTCAGAAGGAGAATTTTGGCTGGCCCAAGAATTTCTGAAGGACAAAGAGGTAAGCCAGCCTGtgcagaacttccccaaagtttgggggtGCTCTGGGATTTGGGGTTGTCCCATTATAGAAATGGGGGctagctgcaaaattcagattcaaCTTGGGATCCAAAATTCCACATATAGTTCTGaggtgttcagatctggggttcTGATTTGGGCCCTTCAGTATTCTCATGGTCTGATTCTCAGTATAAAGAGGCCTAAAAGTGAGTGTAAATGTTATGTATGCccattttaaggcccctttacactgccaccaTTTTTAGTATAAATCAGAATGATGCCCTTGGTGTAATTCCCCATTAATTTAGCATATGTGATCACTTctcattagtaaaaagaaaaggagtacgttttctttttgcgaatacagactaacacggctgctactctgaaacttctcattaGTGTTTATTACTGGTTAAGATGTCAAAATTAAACTTACCACTGATTACTTGTGAAAGGAGCACAGTTTCTCTTAGATCCAGTATTGTTAATATGTCTGTTTCCTGTACTCACCTGTCTggaaatgattaattttcccagAGGCATTGGAGCTCCATTTTCTGCTGCTATCCGCTTCAAAGTGGCAATAGCCTTCTCTTGGTTTCCAGATAACACATCATATCTTGCACTTTCTGGCAGCCACTATGAAAGCAAAGCACAGCAGATCAGATCAGACACAATATTGTCAATGACAGGACAATAAACTGACTAGGGCagatgtgagtagtctcattaacTGCAATGAGATGTGAAAGCTTGCAGAAGTAGCCCTTGATGAATTACAGATTTGTCTTTCTGCAACAGGCTTTAAGAAATTCCAGATACCACTTTCATCATATCATCAGGCATCCATCCCTAAACCTATCCCACAAGAGGTCTCCTCCATTACCTGCTTTTTATAATTGGAAGATTTGACTATATCTTTGGAATTTTTTGGTATTACACTCACAGCAGGAATGGCAAAACAGTCAATTAGTTAGCAGGAGTCTGAAGATATTCAAAATTgtccatttttaaagtttttttttaattcataagattttaaaacacCTGTGTAATTATCTGGAGAGATTCCTGAACAACAATGACAATGGCTAAAAAATAACAGCAGCCAAATAATCAAATTATTACTCAGACAGGAGTCTATATATAGCTTGAATGGGTTGCTATCATAAATACTTTCATCAAACAGGGTAGACAAGTTCAAGTGTCACTAATATGTGAATTTGTTTAAGAATCTGACCTGTAATATATAAATAGCATATTATGCTGAGATTGCCATGGTTTCTGAGAGTTTTTAATTGACAACAGATTAGATGGAAGCTGTGACTTGTGGTAAAATTATTTAAGGATCCCAAGATGAatcagaaaataactgattttaataaGAATAAGAGGTTGATTCCACTGAATTTGACTGAAACTGCATGAGTAAATTAGAGAGAGAATCCCAGTTCTGATTGATTTCACAGAACTCCAAACTACCAGCATTCTACAGCAGAGCATCAGATTACAAGCATTACATCATCAGAACAACTCTCATTGAGAAGCCTACTATTACTAGCTGTTGAAACAGCATCAGTTGAAGCAGTATCATTTACATCATGATTTCAGATTTATTAACAGGGTACCATCAGGAAAACTCATTGCTGTCACAATTCCACTCAATCAAGCTCCatattaactttgtttttattgtgaAATGTTAGATTTGCTGCACAAACATCTCTCCAGTAAAGAATACCTACAAAACATAAGATGGCGAACAGCAAGAGTGGAACAGCAGAAAGAATGAGCAGCCAACGCCAGCCAAGAGTGGGCATCACAAACACTGCAAGAAGGACTTCAAATACAGTCCCAATGGCCCAAAAGAcctgcaaaaggaaaaaggaaacagTCACAAAGGGGGATAAAAGAATTCTGAGATGCATGACTGATAACAGCACAGTAACTAAAAAGGAGAAGGACCATCTCTATTAATGCCCTCTTCAACTGGAAGTtctacaatcatagaatcatagggttagaagggactgcaagggtcatccagtctaatcccctgccaagataCAGCATTTGTTGTTGTAAACTCTGTACTGTAGAGACTGGTGGTGAATCAGGGATGAGACATGTAAAATGTGCACAGATGTAAGCCAAGAGAAATCCAGCCATTtgtgaatgggattttttttcatgcTCCATGAGCTCAGCTCTCAAAACTTATTACCAATGTTCTCTGGAAAGCCATGTTTAAATGTAGACGAATAAACTGGTATCAGAGGCAGCTTCTTATATAAAATAGCCTCATATTTTATATATGGTAGGGCTTTTCTATATTTTATACCTTTTGTCTTCAGACTTGTCCATAACTCTCCCTATGTTCCAAGCATTTTGTAAATCCAGATTCCATTCTAAAACTCAGGTTACTGAAAACTttgggtaagaaaaaaaaaaggtttcatatGATGGGACATTTTCTGCTACTCATGTTGGTGgtttcaaacagttaaatttcacctTCAGCAAGACCAATGTGCTGTATTCATTTGTTACAGCAGAACTGCAGACTGGAAAATAATGAGTCAACACTTAATTTGTGGTTGATGGACCAAATTCTTCTCCAATTTACAGTGGCTACCTCAATGATGTAACTTGACAGTAGATTTTGGCCACATATATTTCACATCGCCTACAGTTTCCTCAAAACAGCTGCAACTTCCTTATGGTGTGAATGATTAAGATATGATTCTAGATCCCCTTCAGTTGATACCCGGACATAATAAAGTAGCTTAGGATAATAATAATCTATCTCTAAGTATAATTCTTATAAACTGCTGTGAGATCTAGAGTCCTGTTCTCCTTACATAGATAAAACTAtcaaaatcaacaggagttttgcctgaaaaaGAAGGAAGGAATTGAAACTCTTATTAGTAAGGCCAGAGCTGGGACACACTGTCATGAAAGCTACCCAGGTCCATCTGATATTTTCTTCCCTTTGATTTTTAGTTCCCTCAGGGgctaatttccttttcctgttaACTAACTAGTCAATGCTTAGGATAAATTTCTGATTCCACTGGGTGATTACATGGATCCAGAATGCTCAGAACTAGCCAGACCAAGAAGAGGGTAAAAGAATACTAGCACCATGAAAGAGAGTTGCTCATCTACTGAACTCTACTTAGTGAAGGTCAGGCAATGAAAACTAATTCTAGGCAGCAATTATACTGGAAGATTAATTTTGTTAAAAGGCTATTTGAATTcagggaggacaagatttcacaGGGACAGCCCTTTCAAAGCCACTGAGTGCTGATCAAGGAACAGCTCTCTCAACAGTAACACCTGGTTGCTTCAATCATCCATGAAGCaatcatactttttttttccattttaacacTTTATGGGCTAAATTCAGCTCTCTCTGACCCTGGTATAGAGAGCTGAATTCAGCCATCTATTTGTTGTAGCTGGTTTTGAATTTTCTAAGGTCAGTGGAATTGAATGGAcacaactgaaagcagaatttgggccaCCAAGTCTAAGGACCAAGTACAGCTGGCTACACCACTTACCTCtattaataaaatgcattttgctcTAGCTTTCATTGGAAGGAATTCAGCATATAAGGTTACTCTGTAAAGATAAACATTGAGAAAAATGTCATGTTAGCACACTGAGCTATATTCAGGCATTTGATTTGTTTCCTGTTAAAACTGCCAAACCACAGTGACAACATAAAAACCTTTCCCAGCCCACACAGCCAGCAGTACTACAGACACTGGATCAGAGtcttctctcatttacaccagaacaatctcatttattttaatatggaTTGCAGCAGTTAATGGAGGAGAGAATTTGATCCTCTCTGTGGCTTTGCAACCTCAGACTCAAACCTGCTAGATCTAGCAGACCTTGATGTGTAtttgctcagagctctggtcTGGACAGGCATTCTCACAGTGGGATTCAATGCATAACTCCTACAGTTGCTGGGCAGAGTAGTTCCCCAGGGCTTAATTAAATTGGTTAGGAGAATTTCACTGCTGGTCACTCATCTCTGCTAGGTTTCAGTCCTCCAGGAGATGAAAACCTGGAGGCTGTTGTTATTGTTATTGCTCGTATAAAATAATTTGCACTCCTTTATTAAgcgggaattttaaaaaattgacttgAGTCTCTGCAATGCCTTTGTACCCCATTGTGCCAAAGGGCAATATATTTGAATTACACAGTTGTTGTGTGAGTGTTTCCTGAGGATTAATGCAAGGGACAGAAGCCAATCAAAGGTTTGTCCTGTCTGTTTTAAACAGTCTGTTAGGACTTATATTTCTCTGCTCCTACCATATTTGTATTCCATTGACTTGCCAGGCCCTGTTTCTGCTTCTGAAACACctttagggtccaatcctgttacctttgaagtcaatggcaaaactcctactgatttcagaggTGCAGGACTGAGCTCTCAGTGACTTTGCAGAGCTCAGTTAATCAGTGGATAACACTGCAAATATCAAACATTAAATCAGTGattaaaaaacagaaggaaatagtCATGTGTAATAAAATGCAGAGCATTCCCCATATAATGTAATAGAGTACAGTGATTAGAGTTGTGTGTGGGTTGTTCTTTTCAGGGGAATGCTCTGCATCTCCTACTTTTGTATCTATGGGATGCTGTGAATGCTAATAATTATGTCCTACTCAGTGTCACATAGTATCTCATAGTAAGATTCCCTGGGAGGCCACTGTTTCCTATATACAGCTCCTGCATATGCAGATAAATGTGCTCCTACATGTAATATGTTAATTTCTAATTGTACAAAGCATTATTTTAAACAGCATCTTTCATAAAAACTCTATCCCAAAATGCATTACAGAATGCAATAATACAATCACATGAATCTATGGACTCAATGACTCTACAGAAATTCTGCTTCTCATATGCAATATTGTAGCTTGTCcaagactattaaaaaaaaacccagctcttTCTGCCGTCTCAAGTACATTTCTCCATTTGCCAATCAGACCATTCAGAATTAGAGCCAGGGACAggggctcaggagatctgggttctattctgacCTCTGTAACTGGCTCACTTTGTTATCCTGGGAAAGTCATGTGTTTTACTTTCTTCTTTTGTAAAATGGTATTACTTATCTATTCATAAATGTTTGCAATGTAAAGAATTAACTCTGATGCTTTGCTTCTTTCGCTCTTCTGCCCCATTctagtaatgcatattggaagctgtgtggcagaatctggctcccaATTAATAAACATGTGGCTGATTAATGACTTTCCTAGTTTACACACATACTGCTGTCATTAGCAGTCTTACTGGAGGGAGGCTAAAGAGCAATGGAAATATACTAATAGTATTACAGAAGCCTCTCAGAGTGGTGGTTCCTTTATCTGGATTTGTGGGAATGGCACTAGAAAAGCTGCAGCCATCGCAGGATATTGACTCATCTCAAACAAATCCATGAGCCATCAATCTAAGTCAGGCTCCTCTGGCAATGAAATAGCACCTCTCCTGATGCAACACATCAATTATTAATGAGAATAATAATGAGTAAATGGGAAGGGGAGAGTAAACAGCTACACTCATTCCCTTCCATTTACAACTAAAAGGCTACAGCAGGGGTCTTCCCCTTGAAAATCTGGAAAGCCCCTTCCTAAGTGAGGGGAGCCTCAAAGTCATGGAGTTATGTCCTAATTCTCTGTTCTGACCAGAGATAGGCCTCATCCATGAAGCTATTCAAACTGTTCCAAGTTGGATGCTGTTTGGATTTGGAATTCCAGTTTTGACCCATTACACAGATGGGCCTGAGGCTCAAAGTTTAGGTTCAGATTTGGATAGGAATCCAAAGTTTCACAAAGTTCAAGGAGGCTCCAGGTTGGCCCTACCTCTAATTAGTAGTGTTTATGTCATGACCTGGTATTGTCACAATTCAGCGTCATCACTTATTGGCTCAATTTTATCATACAAACATGGAAATGCAATGTCAAGCCATTGCTATGAGCTTATTTTACATCTCTTTGAGAGTTTCACACTATCTGTTCtctcttccctgctgctgcaAGAGTGGGATGCTAGTGCCTTTTGCCTTCaccccacttcctggacacttgAAGGGACAGAGAAGGATCCTGTCTGTTCTGCTCTGTCTGCTTGTAGGAAGCAGGACTCCAGTGATTATCACTCCTCTTGCTCTGTGTAAAAGTACCAAAATAAGCAGCTGATCTAACTCACTGACTGCTTTAAAGTCTCATGCTCTAGATCCGCAGACTGAACATCAATGACTAATTGGCTTAGTTTAGTACAGGAAAATCCAATAGAACTTACAAGTATGTAACGCTTCTGACCATATTAAATTCAGACACCCAGTTTGTTCAGAAGGATGTGTTAGTCATCAGGGGTCTAATCACCTCCTCACAGAAATACTGTGCATTTCAAAAGCCTTCCTAGAGTTTAATACATCCGTGTTAACATCTTTAGAGGAACTTAGGTTCAGAAGGCCCCTACACAGAGTGACATACACAATTCCACAGGagcactgatttcagtgttaagaaaaatgggaaaaagaatattttgaaaCGTGAATATTTACTTACGACTGAGGTACCCCTCCAATCCCAAAGCCCACCAGTCCCCTGAGCACAAGGATCCAACTGTATACTGGTGCAAAACCACTGAGGATCCCATAGTACAGGGTCCAGAACACACTGATCTTTAGCCCCTGCATTTAACAAACAACAGAAAAAGGATGATGCTGTAACACAAATTAGAAAATTATAGACTAATGCCCAGATCTCCTAAATCAGGAAGCATAGAAAGTACTCTAGGAGAATAGTTTTGTGAAGCTGGGAGCCAAGGGTTTCATAAAGCTAGGCTCAAAATAGTTAAAGGAGACTTGAGAACTGTATGTGCAAATGTTCTGTGCCTGTGGCCCTCATTAGGCAAAAATCCCTGTAGTTTGCACAAGCAAATAAGTATACTGTGTGCAACATGGACAATTACCATGTGCTTTAATGCATTGCTGAACCTGAGCCCAGAATATCATAAAGACTATCTTTAAAGAAAACATGCTTCATTTCATAACACAGTCAGACAGTTATTTATTTCACTCTTTATTTTTCTCAGCTCTCATTTACTGTTACAATCCTGTTGCCCTCACTGGGAGCAGAAACTGGGCTAGCTTTGGCCTGCTTGATTCTTGTACAAGTATGTGGATTATGCAATTCAGCAATGTTATGCACTAAAGTGGAGTGCACTGTAACTGTGTTATAATGGCACCTATTTCAGTAAAAGTTGGAGGCTTACAGTTTTTCTGCCATACTGGTCTGAAATGTTTCCCCAGAGTGTAGAGCTGCACATCATTCCCACAAACACCACCTGTGGAAAATCAGAAATAGCCTTCCTCTTAACAGCATGTATAAATTTCCAGAGAAGAGCTCAGAAGAGAAAGCTGCACAACTTTACCATCAAACCAGAAAATTCAAACATTCATTGTCACTACTGTATTATGTTAAGGTGCTGTGGGTCCAGTTTCCATTAAAGGAAATTTACATATACaaagtaggattttcaaaaccactcaACAATGGACTAACTCCACGCCCACTGAtggcaatggaagttttgctactgatttcaatgggaccagttAGTCTGATGCTGagtatttctgaaaatccaacGCATATATTTTTGATAAACAAAGTGATAATGAATTATGAGACAACGACTAGTTAGTGTAAGTTGCCAATAAATGAAAGGTCATTAAGGCCCTGTCCACAGAGATAATCTGCGACTGACAttacaatttcagagtagcagccgtgttagtctgtattcgcaaaagaaaaggagtacttgtggcaccttagagactaacaaatttattagagcataagctttcgtgagctacagctcacttcatcggatgcatccgatgaagtgagctgtagctcacaaaagcttatgctctaataaatttgttagtctctaaggtgccacaagtactccttttctttttgacattacAATGTGCATGCTGGTATCCTACTCATCTGAGGCTCGATTCTGCAAGATGCTAAGCATTCTGGCTCAGATCCTGTAAAGCACTGAAGTATATGTGCATGtgcagtcctgttgacttcagtagggctactCTTGTTTAAAAGTAAACATGGCCTTAAGCTTTTTACAAAATCAGGCTAGAGTTCTCAACACCTTGCAGCTTTGAGCTCCTCTGGATGCCTGGTGACACTAGGTATGTCTCACTCAGCTCCTCTCTAACCTCTGACAGTTTCCTCAGCAATTTGTGTGAGGTTTGGTCTCACAGGTTATGTAACCATCCTTGAATGGAGATATAATTAGATTTTACAACTTCAGAGAAGTCAATTAAAAAGATTATAATGTTAAAGAAAAAACTGTACCTTTAGTAATAGTGATACTACAGGAAATATAGCATACTCCACAAATAAACATATAGGTAAAATTctgtcccattgaagttaatgacaaaaACTGCCAGGTTTCACCCATGGGTgagatcctgcagtctttacatAGCcaaaaatcctattgaagtcaatgggagttttatctaAGAAAGAACTGCAGCCTCAAGTAATATGTGGTGCAAGAAAGGGTCCATTTCTAAAAGTTATACATTTACCAACTTTCATGTCACATTTGATGATACTCCATCCTTTTGACCTTTTACACACTGAGATCAAAACTGTGCTATGCTGAAACACTGGCTAAGGTCCTCCTTTAGTTGGGCTGGTTTGAGGTCAGTTAGGTGAAAGGCATGATGTTTACACTAGCTATttgatttaaatgtatttagcatATTTACAAATTTGTGCAATATCGGTATAGTTCAAAAATGCCATCAAAGGCCATGGGAGTGAAAAATGTTATGGGAATTTGAGAGTTAAGCTGTAGGCCACAAAGAAGCAACAATTGTAAGTAGAAGGTATTCACACTCATCCATGTCCTACACTCTGGTTTTCTCATCCCTAAAGCCCATCTGCATTTCCAGCACTGTTGCACCATTCTCTGAGGGCTCTACTTTCAGGATTATTAGAGAGCCCAGCTCAAACAGCAAAATCCCACTCTACCCCAGGGCTCCCACTCCTTCCATGTACAAAGGAGCTTAGACTTTCCCAACAGGGTGAGAAAGCAGATCCTCTGAAAAGATGACCAAAATTTACAAACCCTTTCTGTGAGTCAAGGTGGGGCATCTGAGTTACTTTGGGATGAGCCTGGATCAATTTATAAGTTTGGCCATTAATTACATTTAATGGGAAACCCACACAAGGCAAAATCTGCAGTTCTGGCTGAGtttcatattttcaaattctgtttcTTAAAAACAAAGGCTCCTACAACACCAGTGAGCCAAAGTCAGAGAGACCCATACTAGTGTAGTCTCCTTCCCTCTGCAAAGGCCATGAACAGATTTTACATTGTGATATAAACTATAATGTCTGAACAACGAGTAGAAAAACCTTACAGAATACAGGAGCTGTCAGCTATTTTTCCTACCGATGTAAGCAATGCAACCTGCCAGCTTGGTAATCGCCACTCACAATGAAGCTGAGGAGCTAGGATACTTAGAATCATCATTTCCATTGCATCTGCCATCTAga
This window of the Dermochelys coriacea isolate rDerCor1 chromosome 15, rDerCor1.pri.v4, whole genome shotgun sequence genome carries:
- the LOC119843882 gene encoding synaptic vesicle 2-related protein isoform X1 translates to MEDDLFQLRQLPVVKFRRTGESSRSDEDAISGEHEIQIEGVRTELEAIELEDGAAVPKEFANPTDDTFMVEDAVEAIGFGKFQWKLSVLTGLAWMADAMEMMILSILAPQLHCEWRLPSWQVALLTSVVFVGMMCSSTLWGNISDQYGRKTGLKISVFWTLYYGILSGFAPVYSWILVLRGLVGFGIGGVPQSVTLYAEFLPMKARAKCILLIEVFWAIGTVFEVLLAVFVMPTLGWRWLLILSAVPLLLFAILCFWLPESARYDVLSGNQEKAIATLKRIAAENGAPMPLGKLIISRQEDRGKMRDLFTPQFRWTTLLLWFIWFSNAFSYYGLVLLTTELFQAGDVCSISSRRKAVKAKCSLACEYLTEEDYTDLLWTTLSEFPGVLVTLWIIDRIGRKKTMALSFFVFSFCSLLLFLCVGRNVLTVLLFIARAFISGGFQAAYVYTPEVYPTATRALGLGTCSGMARVGALITPFIAQVMLESSVYLTLVVYSGCCLLAALASCFLPIETKGRGLQESSHREWGQEMVGRGSHNMGVTRSNSGSQE
- the LOC119843882 gene encoding synaptic vesicle 2-related protein isoform X2, with amino-acid sequence MVEDAVEAIGFGKFQWKLSVLTGLAWMADAMEMMILSILAPQLHCEWRLPSWQVALLTSVVFVGMMCSSTLWGNISDQYGRKTGLKISVFWTLYYGILSGFAPVYSWILVLRGLVGFGIGGVPQSVTLYAEFLPMKARAKCILLIEVFWAIGTVFEVLLAVFVMPTLGWRWLLILSAVPLLLFAILCFWLPESARYDVLSGNQEKAIATLKRIAAENGAPMPLGKLIISRQEDRGKMRDLFTPQFRWTTLLLWFIWFSNAFSYYGLVLLTTELFQAGDVCSISSRRKAVKAKCSLACEYLTEEDYTDLLWTTLSEFPGVLVTLWIIDRIGRKKTMALSFFVFSFCSLLLFLCVGRNVLTVLLFIARAFISGGFQAAYVYTPEVYPTATRALGLGTCSGMARVGALITPFIAQVMLESSVYLTLVVYSGCCLLAALASCFLPIETKGRGLQESSHREWGQEMVGRGSHNMGVTRSNSGSQE